One part of the Desulfonema ishimotonii genome encodes these proteins:
- a CDS encoding DUF1987 domain-containing protein has protein sequence MENLKIEATKYTPEIVFDYENHHLEIKGKSYPENTSAFYRPVFDWLEAYLDRDDIRAVSVSLWLIYFNSSSSKALLDFFDMLEEASEDGKEITVNWIYEPEDEDSLEFGEEFQEDFETLNFNMVAKSS, from the coding sequence ATGGAAAACTTAAAGATTGAAGCGACAAAATACACGCCCGAAATAGTCTTTGACTACGAAAATCACCACCTTGAAATCAAAGGAAAGTCATACCCTGAAAATACCTCGGCGTTTTACAGGCCGGTTTTTGACTGGCTGGAAGCCTATCTGGACCGGGACGATATCCGGGCGGTGAGCGTCAGTTTATGGCTGATCTATTTTAACAGCAGCTCTTCAAAGGCCCTGCTCGATTTTTTTGATATGCTGGAAGAGGCCTCGGAAGACGGGAAAGAAATTACCGTCAACTGGATCTACGAGCCGGAAGACGAGGATTCGCTGGAATTCGGGGAGGAATTTCAGGAGGATTTTGAAACGCTGAATTTCAACATGGTGGCAAAATCCTCATGA
- a CDS encoding FIST N-terminal domain-containing protein codes for MMKVGIGYQNEKNAVAAGRKAALAAIRDGDIDRSDLVLAFCGGQLNADDFFKGVQSVTGRKTPVIGGSAAGGITRETLACDGHPAAIAVIQCEAMGYRIAVAGDLDRDEEQAGLALGQMLPAGMAVFERQDMPLLGFYSGVEVAPLLGKTRGLDWTGVLLVLAKGSE; via the coding sequence ATGATGAAAGTCGGTATCGGATATCAGAATGAGAAAAACGCAGTTGCAGCGGGCAGAAAAGCGGCGCTGGCCGCCATTCGGGACGGAGATATTGACCGGTCGGACCTTGTGCTGGCATTTTGCGGCGGACAGTTGAACGCGGATGATTTTTTCAAAGGTGTGCAATCGGTTACCGGCAGGAAGACGCCGGTGATCGGCGGGTCGGCAGCCGGGGGGATCACCCGCGAAACACTGGCCTGTGACGGCCATCCTGCGGCCATCGCCGTCATTCAGTGCGAGGCCATGGGGTATCGCATCGCTGTTGCAGGAGATCTGGACAGAGACGAAGAACAGGCAGGGTTGGCGCTGGGACAAATGCTGCCTGCCGGGATGGCGGTCTTTGAGCGCCAGGATATGCCGCTGCTGGGATTTTATTCGGGCGTGGAAGTGGCCCCGCTCCTGGGAAAAACACGGGGGCTCGACTGGACAGGCGTTCTCCTGGTGCTGGCAAAGGGTTCAGAGTGA
- a CDS encoding metal ABC transporter solute-binding protein, Zn/Mn family, which yields MKKISNLWVAMTILTLVSGSTPVFASDPLSVFVSILPQKYFVEKIGGDRVDVSVMVRPGASPATYEPKPRQMADLSGAKLYFAIGVPFENAWLDKIAAASPAMRVIRTQDGVEKLAMKRHPHHADGDDAHDPHGEAGEQEGIRDPHIWLSPPLVMLQSRNILTALMAADPAHRADYEAGYRQFIREITELDLKICNIFAEKKADTEFMVFHPSWGYFASAYGLEQIPVEYEGKAPKPAVLQSLIARAGKEGVRVIFTQPQFSRKSAEMIASAIGGQVVNVDPLAADWAGNLQKVAEHFKAALR from the coding sequence ATGAAAAAAATAAGCAACTTATGGGTCGCAATGACCATTTTGACACTGGTATCGGGCAGCACGCCTGTTTTTGCGTCAGATCCGTTGTCCGTTTTTGTCAGCATTCTGCCGCAGAAGTATTTTGTTGAAAAAATCGGAGGGGACCGGGTTGATGTATCGGTCATGGTCCGGCCGGGCGCAAGTCCGGCCACATACGAACCCAAACCCCGTCAGATGGCGGATCTGTCCGGGGCCAAGCTCTATTTTGCCATCGGCGTCCCGTTTGAAAACGCCTGGCTGGATAAGATTGCGGCGGCCAGTCCGGCCATGCGGGTAATCCGCACCCAGGACGGCGTGGAGAAACTTGCCATGAAACGTCACCCCCATCATGCGGACGGGGATGACGCCCACGACCCTCACGGCGAGGCCGGGGAACAGGAAGGGATCAGAGATCCTCACATATGGCTCTCCCCGCCACTGGTCATGCTCCAGAGCCGCAACATTCTGACGGCCCTGATGGCGGCTGATCCGGCGCACCGTGCGGATTATGAGGCTGGTTACAGGCAGTTTATCCGCGAGATCACCGAGCTGGACCTGAAGATATGCAATATCTTTGCAGAAAAAAAGGCGGATACCGAGTTTATGGTTTTTCACCCCTCATGGGGATATTTTGCCAGCGCTTACGGCCTGGAGCAGATACCGGTCGAGTACGAGGGCAAGGCCCCGAAACCCGCAGTGCTTCAGTCGCTGATTGCGCGTGCCGGAAAGGAGGGCGTCAGGGTCATATTCACCCAGCCCCAGTTTTCCCGGAAGAGCGCGGAGATGATCGCCAGTGCCATCGGTGGGCAGGTGGTGAACGTGGACCCGCTGGCAGCGGACTGGGCCGGAAATCTGCAAAAAGTGGCGGAACATTTCAAAGCCGCCTTAAGATAA
- a CDS encoding sirohydrochlorin cobaltochelatase, whose product MKTPIVLAAFGTTTRAMDTYSFIDRICAERFPEHPIYWAFSSRIVKERSSGRKNDIRMQHPCQVLSELKQEGYDWAVVQSLHLMCGHEFFRLLEEVRECDIRTSMGLPLLNQPEDYYEIADIFIREFSTDDDEALVLVGHGTDHPGWCSYVALDHICRRKAPAGLYVGVVEHGHPTMDSVIRELKRAGYKRARLVPFLLVAGMHFAKDMSGAGDSWKRAFEAAGISVSLEDRGIGFNRSVIRLFCQHIEDALEVIP is encoded by the coding sequence ATGAAGACACCCATTGTGCTGGCCGCCTTCGGCACAACAACAAGAGCTATGGACACCTATTCGTTTATTGACAGAATATGTGCGGAGCGGTTTCCTGAACACCCCATATACTGGGCCTTTTCATCGCGGATTGTGAAAGAACGGTCCTCTGGCCGGAAAAACGACATCCGAATGCAGCATCCCTGCCAGGTGTTGTCAGAATTGAAGCAGGAAGGGTATGACTGGGCCGTTGTCCAGTCTCTGCACCTCATGTGCGGACATGAGTTTTTCCGGCTGCTTGAAGAGGTTCGGGAATGTGACATTCGTACATCAATGGGGCTGCCGCTGTTAAATCAGCCTGAGGATTATTATGAGATTGCCGATATCTTTATCCGGGAATTTTCAACGGATGATGACGAGGCGCTGGTGCTGGTGGGACACGGCACGGATCATCCGGGCTGGTGCAGTTATGTTGCACTGGACCACATCTGCCGCCGGAAAGCCCCTGCCGGGCTGTATGTCGGGGTGGTGGAACACGGCCACCCCACAATGGACTCTGTTATCCGGGAGCTGAAAAGGGCCGGCTATAAACGCGCCCGGCTGGTGCCTTTTCTGCTGGTTGCCGGAATGCACTTTGCAAAGGATATGTCCGGCGCCGGGGATTCCTGGAAACGCGCCTTTGAGGCAGCGGGGATCTCCGTATCCCTTGAAGACCGGGGGATCGGATTCAACCGCAGCGTGATCCGCCTTTTCTGCCAGCACATTGAAGATGCCCTGGAGGTCATTCCCTGA
- a CDS encoding Fur family transcriptional regulator, whose protein sequence is MMGNAFIYESLLKKGGLASTTNRLSVLEVIGNSTAPLTAQDVFETLRRSRHVNRVTVYRILELLVEKKLLERISGGDRAFRYGMGGKAGQKNHPHFFCTGCGSMECLRPESIHFDMAAFVRTFTGEVEKVEVRIDGLCKNCLKMKQKSE, encoded by the coding sequence ATGATGGGAAACGCTTTTATCTATGAATCATTGCTTAAAAAAGGCGGGCTGGCCAGTACGACCAACCGCCTCAGCGTGCTGGAGGTGATCGGCAACAGCACAGCGCCGCTGACCGCACAGGATGTGTTTGAAACCCTCAGGCGGAGCAGGCATGTCAACCGTGTCACCGTCTACCGTATTCTGGAACTGCTGGTCGAAAAAAAGCTGCTGGAACGGATCAGCGGGGGGGACCGGGCGTTTCGCTACGGCATGGGCGGCAAGGCCGGTCAGAAAAACCACCCCCATTTTTTCTGTACGGGGTGCGGCAGCATGGAGTGTCTCCGGCCTGAAAGCATTCATTTCGATATGGCCGCCTTTGTGCGGACGTTTACCGGCGAAGTGGAAAAAGTGGAGGTCCGCATCGACGGCCTTTGTAAAAACTGCCTGAAAATGAAACAGAAGTCGGAATAG
- the thyX gene encoding FAD-dependent thymidylate synthase: protein MKIIPPSHEILFMPDGDTILKNIELAGRTCYRSEDKITADSAAGFVKGIIRSGHHSVIEHMSITVRFICDRGVSHELVRHRLAAYSQESTRYANYAKDKFGSEITVIKPCFWPEDSQAYRDWRTAMEQAEAMYLKLLKDGARPEQARSVLPNSLKTEVVMTANLREWRHVFNLRCARPAHSQIREIMLPLLSELHEKMPVVFDDLHEKYQEAVAELKPR from the coding sequence ATGAAAATCATACCCCCTTCCCATGAAATACTGTTCATGCCGGACGGCGATACCATTCTGAAAAATATCGAGCTGGCGGGGCGCACCTGTTACCGCTCTGAAGATAAAATCACAGCGGATTCCGCAGCCGGGTTTGTAAAGGGCATCATCAGATCCGGGCATCACAGCGTCATCGAGCACATGAGCATCACCGTGCGGTTTATCTGTGACCGCGGTGTCAGTCATGAGCTTGTAAGACACCGGCTGGCGGCTTACTCGCAGGAATCGACCCGCTACGCAAATTACGCAAAGGATAAATTCGGCAGCGAGATCACTGTCATAAAGCCGTGCTTCTGGCCCGAGGATTCCCAGGCATACAGGGACTGGCGGACAGCCATGGAACAGGCAGAGGCGATGTATCTGAAACTTCTGAAAGACGGCGCACGGCCAGAACAGGCCCGGAGCGTCCTGCCCAACAGCCTCAAGACCGAGGTGGTGATGACCGCCAACCTGCGCGAGTGGCGTCATGTGTTCAACCTGAGATGTGCCAGGCCCGCCCACTCCCAGATCCGCGAGATTATGCTGCCGCTCCTGTCCGAACTCCATGAGAAAATGCCCGTGGTGTTTGATGACCTGCATGAAAAATATCAGGAAGCCGTCGCCGAACTGAAACCACGGTAA
- a CDS encoding response regulator encodes MDGQIPYLKKRYAELERLLEEAGKKAAYYQELARKAGTARLRETEMLSQLLEERRQEKEHFRQREKRQRVQNRILGELAVSENLRNGDLRGLLKEICETVGRFLDLQRISVWRFDRKWLSIRCTELYDLRSGWHSGDQSLNVAASPGYFDAAWKQRVIVIHETKDNPLVAGFYEKYLLPLGISSTMDVPLRIGGRVDGLMCYEHVGEPRCWTPDEQGVVCSVSDFVVMAMETAERHRIEAQLKQAKIRAEAANQAKSEFIANMSHELRTPMNAIIGLSHLVLRTRLTDRQQDYLQKISTSARSLLDVINDVLDFSQIEAGKLITESVFFELDEVLDGLYGEISSVAEKKGLEFLIIIDEKIPRTLKGDPSRLRQILSHLVSNALKFTARGHVIIHAAIDPEKQPGPERIRLIFSVEDSGIGIEPHKRIGLFESFTQADGSTTRKYGGTGLGLALCKRLTGMMGGRIWVENAPEKGAIFHFTGEFAYPSAQRPSPVVAFDPSEAIRGMSILLAEDSRINQQIVTEILERAGTVVGIAGTGREAVQMAESAVYDLILMDIQMPEMDGYEATQRIRRSGFQDVPIVAMTALSANVGRQRCLAAGMNDYLSKPVRSAQLIAVLNRWLSPEPERAFSLPVSPPGTDACEALPVLPGIDTVSALRRVSGNSALLVRLLKEFHTDYADAGDIIRAMLTKGDLKQAGRLAHRLVGVAGHMGAEKLQKAAFELELGIRNKRAGAYHLLTDRFEAALSQVMTSVGRLPEMTSADQAAPCQADLPIVAPLLFSLDGLLRQGDAESVECLAALKGISGISEVHNHLKVLEKQIGNYDFEDAQKTLAEMVSILGIDAPGGHP; translated from the coding sequence ATGGACGGACAGATTCCGTATTTAAAAAAACGGTATGCCGAACTGGAACGGTTACTGGAAGAGGCGGGGAAAAAGGCCGCCTACTACCAGGAACTGGCCCGGAAAGCCGGTACTGCCCGTTTGCGGGAGACGGAAATGCTTTCTCAGCTCCTGGAAGAACGGCGACAGGAAAAAGAACATTTCAGGCAGCGGGAAAAACGGCAGCGGGTCCAGAACAGAATACTCGGCGAACTGGCCGTCAGCGAAAATCTCCGGAACGGGGATCTGAGAGGGCTGCTGAAAGAGATCTGCGAAACCGTCGGACGTTTCCTGGATTTGCAGCGGATCAGCGTCTGGCGGTTTGACCGCAAGTGGCTGAGTATCCGGTGTACTGAACTTTACGACCTCCGCTCCGGCTGGCACAGCGGTGATCAGTCCCTGAACGTCGCAGCCAGTCCCGGCTATTTTGATGCGGCCTGGAAACAGCGTGTGATTGTTATTCATGAGACAAAGGATAATCCGCTGGTCGCGGGTTTCTATGAAAAATACCTCTTACCCCTTGGCATTTCATCCACAATGGATGTCCCGCTCCGGATCGGGGGGCGGGTGGATGGCCTGATGTGCTATGAACATGTGGGGGAACCCCGCTGCTGGACACCGGATGAACAGGGGGTTGTGTGCTCTGTGTCGGATTTTGTTGTAATGGCCATGGAAACCGCCGAACGGCACCGGATTGAAGCGCAGTTAAAGCAGGCCAAAATCAGGGCCGAGGCTGCGAATCAGGCGAAAAGCGAATTTATTGCCAACATGAGCCATGAGCTTCGGACGCCCATGAACGCCATTATCGGCCTGAGCCATCTTGTTCTGCGAACGCGGCTGACGGACCGGCAACAGGATTATCTTCAAAAAATCAGCACCTCTGCCCGGTCACTTCTGGACGTGATTAACGATGTCCTCGATTTTTCACAAATCGAAGCGGGAAAGCTGATTACCGAATCTGTTTTTTTTGAACTGGATGAGGTGCTGGACGGTTTGTACGGGGAGATCTCTTCCGTGGCGGAAAAAAAGGGGCTTGAATTTCTGATCATAATTGACGAAAAGATTCCCCGGACACTGAAAGGGGATCCGTCGCGGCTCCGGCAGATTCTGAGTCATCTGGTGAGCAATGCCCTCAAATTCACGGCCAGAGGGCATGTTATTATTCATGCCGCCATCGACCCGGAAAAACAGCCCGGACCGGAGCGTATCCGGCTCATTTTTTCGGTCGAGGATTCCGGGATCGGAATTGAACCGCATAAGAGAATCGGACTGTTTGAAAGTTTTACCCAGGCGGACGGGTCCACAACCCGGAAATACGGCGGCACCGGTCTGGGGCTGGCGCTCTGCAAGCGGCTGACCGGGATGATGGGGGGCCGGATATGGGTGGAAAATGCACCGGAAAAGGGGGCGATTTTCCATTTTACGGGCGAGTTCGCATACCCGTCGGCACAGCGGCCATCTCCGGTGGTGGCCTTTGATCCGTCGGAAGCCATCCGGGGGATGAGCATTCTGCTGGCTGAGGACAGCCGGATCAATCAGCAGATCGTCACGGAAATCCTGGAGCGGGCCGGAACCGTTGTCGGCATCGCCGGTACCGGCAGGGAGGCGGTTCAGATGGCCGAATCCGCTGTATACGACCTGATTCTCATGGACATTCAGATGCCGGAGATGGACGGATACGAGGCCACGCAGCGGATACGCCGCTCCGGGTTTCAGGATGTGCCGATTGTTGCCATGACAGCCCTTTCTGCGAACGTCGGGCGGCAGCGATGTCTGGCCGCCGGGATGAACGACTATCTGAGCAAACCCGTCAGATCTGCGCAGCTGATCGCCGTTCTGAACCGCTGGCTCAGTCCGGAACCCGAAAGGGCGTTTTCGCTTCCGGTCTCTCCGCCCGGGACGGACGCATGTGAGGCCCTGCCGGTTCTGCCCGGAATTGACACGGTTTCCGCACTCAGAAGGGTTTCGGGAAACAGCGCCTTACTGGTCAGGCTGCTGAAGGAGTTTCACACGGATTATGCGGATGCCGGGGATATTATCCGGGCGATGCTGACAAAAGGTGATCTGAAACAGGCGGGCCGTCTGGCCCACAGGTTGGTCGGGGTCGCCGGTCATATGGGGGCCGAAAAATTGCAGAAGGCCGCATTTGAGCTTGAACTGGGGATCAGAAACAAGCGGGCCGGGGCATATCATCTTCTGACAGACCGTTTTGAAGCCGCTCTCAGTCAGGTGATGACATCCGTTGGCCGCCTGCCGGAGATGACATCAGCGGATCAGGCGGCGCCGTGTCAGGCCGACCTTCCGATTGTGGCCCCGCTTTTATTCTCTCTGGACGGACTGCTCCGGCAGGGGGATGCCGAATCGGTTGAATGTCTGGCCGCCTTAAAGGGGATTTCCGGTATTTCAGAGGTTCACAATCACCTGAAAGTGCTGGAGAAACAGATTGGGAATTACGACTTTGAGGATGCACAGAAAACGCTGGCGGAGATGGTGAGCATACTGGGAATAGATGCGCCGGGCGGTCATCCCTGA
- a CDS encoding metal ABC transporter ATP-binding protein: protein MDTSPVLEIRDLSFSYTGQPVLENVSLTLSKGNYTALIGPNGGGKTTLLKLMAGLLKPSRGTVRVLGLPPRQAAGRIGYVPQEIGINKSFPVSVTDVVLMGRLRSFRGWSRYSKADRMAVRRVLERMGMWEYRNRRIAALSGGQRQRVFIARALVSDPEILFLDEPTASVDAAHQSEFFKLLKELNRTMTIIIVNHDLMVISSQVKSVACVNRRVHYHGKAEITDDMMQMYQCPVELVAHGIPHRVLNIHQD, encoded by the coding sequence ATGGATACTTCACCGGTTCTGGAGATCAGAGACCTCAGCTTTTCCTATACCGGGCAGCCGGTTCTGGAAAATGTCAGCCTCACGCTTTCAAAGGGGAATTACACGGCCCTGATCGGCCCCAACGGCGGCGGCAAGACCACGCTGCTGAAGCTGATGGCGGGGTTGCTGAAGCCGTCACGGGGAACGGTCCGGGTGTTGGGCCTGCCGCCCCGGCAGGCTGCCGGCCGGATCGGATATGTGCCCCAGGAGATCGGCATCAATAAAAGTTTTCCCGTGTCCGTCACGGACGTGGTGCTGATGGGGCGGCTCCGCTCCTTCCGGGGGTGGTCGCGGTATTCAAAAGCCGACCGCATGGCGGTCCGCCGGGTTCTGGAGAGAATGGGGATGTGGGAATACCGGAACCGCCGCATTGCTGCGCTGTCCGGCGGTCAGCGGCAGCGGGTTTTCATTGCCAGGGCACTGGTGTCAGACCCGGAAATTCTTTTTCTGGACGAACCGACCGCCAGCGTCGATGCGGCCCATCAGTCCGAATTTTTCAAGCTCCTCAAGGAGCTGAACCGGACCATGACCATTATCATTGTCAACCATGACCTGATGGTGATTTCAAGCCAGGTCAAATCAGTGGCCTGTGTCAACCGGCGGGTTCATTACCACGGGAAGGCTGAAATCACCGATGACATGATGCAGATGTACCAGTGCCCGGTGGAGCTGGTGGCCCACGGCATTCCGCACCGGGTCTTAAACATTCATCAGGATTGA
- a CDS encoding diguanylate cyclase domain-containing protein: protein MKENDHIFSKERRILEDAESVLKQEKTDIEGLLEAYMALLKGYKKLLRQTRTLTRVSDNQQRKLNRILDRLGRYVSYQLVKKITHESKEEIEVRARRKKLTVFFSDLKDFSYTSSHMEGEELSEFLNSYLEAMTRIVIKWGGTLDKYMGDAIMVFFGDPDFTSDKDHALRCVRMAIEMREKMKGMREKWYNMGYQEPLHCRIGIASGYCTVGNFGSSERMDYTIIGAPVNLAARLESAADVDEIFISHETWGYVRDQVRCDPPASLRLKGFHHPILAHKVLSARGEEDDNIFCINDEVRDMCVQIDFSNASRSELIAAIRMQEQSRYSATHDPLTGLLNREAILGRLKTEVSRAEREMRSLSMALLDLDHFQEINDRFGRAFGDAVLCEAVRRIRACLRNYDIVGRCGGDEMLLIVPGADSDAARKLFCRISQCVSDREMTFGKISERITASMGCATFEGKMSPEMLVSAAREALCRAKSAGAGGVAY from the coding sequence ATGAAAGAAAACGACCATATTTTTTCAAAGGAACGCCGGATTCTGGAAGATGCCGAATCGGTCCTGAAGCAGGAAAAGACGGATATCGAAGGCCTTCTGGAAGCGTATATGGCGCTTCTGAAGGGATACAAAAAACTGCTGCGGCAGACCCGGACCCTGACGCGGGTCAGCGATAATCAGCAGCGGAAGCTGAACCGGATTCTGGATCGGCTGGGCCGGTACGTCTCCTACCAGCTTGTGAAAAAGATCACCCATGAGAGCAAGGAAGAGATCGAAGTCCGGGCCCGCCGGAAAAAGCTGACCGTCTTCTTCTCGGACCTGAAGGATTTTTCATATACCAGCTCCCACATGGAGGGCGAGGAACTGTCGGAATTTCTCAACTCGTACCTTGAGGCCATGACCCGGATTGTGATTAAGTGGGGCGGCACGCTGGACAAATATATGGGGGACGCCATCATGGTCTTTTTCGGCGACCCCGACTTCACATCCGATAAGGATCACGCCCTGCGGTGTGTCCGCATGGCCATCGAGATGCGGGAAAAGATGAAGGGGATGCGGGAAAAATGGTACAATATGGGCTATCAGGAGCCGCTGCACTGCCGGATCGGCATTGCCTCCGGCTACTGCACCGTGGGCAATTTCGGATCGTCCGAACGGATGGACTACACCATCATCGGCGCGCCCGTGAACCTGGCCGCCCGTCTGGAAAGCGCGGCAGACGTGGACGAGATCTTCATCAGCCACGAAACCTGGGGATATGTCAGGGATCAGGTCCGGTGCGATCCGCCCGCCTCCCTCAGATTAAAGGGCTTTCACCACCCCATCCTCGCCCATAAGGTTCTGTCCGCCAGGGGCGAGGAGGACGACAACATCTTCTGCATCAACGATGAGGTGCGGGATATGTGTGTGCAGATCGACTTCTCAAATGCCTCCAGATCGGAGCTGATTGCCGCCATCCGGATGCAGGAACAGTCCCGGTACAGCGCCACCCATGATCCGCTCACCGGCCTTCTGAACCGGGAGGCGATTCTGGGGCGGCTGAAAACCGAGGTGTCCCGGGCCGAGCGGGAGATGCGATCCCTGAGCATGGCGCTGCTCGATCTGGATCATTTTCAGGAAATCAACGACCGGTTTGGCCGCGCTTTCGGCGACGCGGTGTTATGCGAAGCCGTCCGGCGCATCCGGGCCTGCCTGCGGAATTATGACATTGTGGGACGCTGTGGCGGGGATGAGATGCTGCTGATTGTCCCCGGGGCGGACAGCGATGCCGCCCGGAAGCTCTTCTGCCGGATCAGCCAGTGCGTGAGCGACCGGGAAATGACGTTTGGGAAAATTTCCGAGCGCATCACGGCCAGCATGGGCTGCGCGACCTTTGAGGGTAAAATGTCGCCGGAGATGCTGGTCAGTGCGGCCAGAGAGGCCCTTTGCCGGGCCAAATCCGCAGGCGCGGGCGGTGTGGCATACTGA
- a CDS encoding metal ABC transporter permease, with translation MWEALQFEFMRNALMAGIFASITCGVIGTLVVVNRIVFLAGGIAHAAYGGIGLAFFLGWPYMYGTFGFSLLSAMVMAAVTLRDRHRSDTVIGVLWAVGMATGVIFLDLTPGYNVDLMSYLFGSILSVPGSDLRTMLIMCAAVIVLVSCFYNELMAMSYDAEFAKLRGVPVTFFYFLLLGMIAVSVVMVIQVVGLILVIAMLTIPPYIAEKFSGSLFGMMLISSLLSCLFTTTGLWVSYTYNLTSGATVIMVNGAAFFISVLVERLRPSPLRG, from the coding sequence ATGTGGGAAGCACTTCAGTTTGAGTTTATGAGAAACGCCCTGATGGCCGGCATTTTCGCCAGCATCACCTGCGGTGTGATCGGGACGCTGGTGGTGGTCAACCGCATTGTTTTCCTGGCCGGCGGGATCGCCCATGCGGCCTACGGGGGCATCGGGCTGGCCTTTTTCCTCGGCTGGCCCTACATGTACGGAACCTTCGGGTTCTCACTGCTCTCGGCCATGGTGATGGCGGCCGTCACACTCCGGGACCGGCATCGTTCGGACACGGTCATCGGGGTTCTGTGGGCCGTGGGCATGGCCACCGGTGTTATTTTTCTTGATCTGACGCCGGGATACAATGTGGACCTGATGAGCTATCTGTTCGGCAGCATTCTCTCGGTTCCCGGCTCGGATCTCCGCACCATGCTGATCATGTGTGCCGCTGTCATTGTGCTGGTCAGCTGTTTTTACAATGAACTCATGGCCATGTCCTACGATGCGGAATTTGCAAAGCTGAGGGGCGTGCCCGTCACCTTTTTCTACTTTCTGCTGCTGGGGATGATCGCGGTTTCCGTGGTCATGGTGATTCAGGTGGTGGGGCTGATTCTGGTCATTGCCATGCTGACCATTCCGCCCTATATTGCGGAGAAGTTTTCAGGTTCTCTGTTCGGGATGATGCTGATTTCCAGTCTGCTTAGCTGCCTCTTCACCACGACCGGCCTGTGGGTCTCCTACACATACAATCTGACATCGGGGGCCACCGTTATCATGGTAAACGGTGCGGCATTTTTCATCTCGGTTCTGGTTGAACGTCTGAGGCCTTCTCCGCTGAGAGGATAG
- a CDS encoding hybrid sensor histidine kinase/response regulator, with translation MRGEKKQTILVVDDERYNINILVDILKSDYRTIVAKSGKEALRRVNAETPPALILLDIMMPEMDGYEVCRRLKENPATCGIPVIFITAMTDIANEARGFEVGAIDYIVKPVSPPIVRARVKNHLALTGAREEIEAQKHQLEIQNEALVEAARLRENVDRLTRHDLKTPLNAIIGFSQLIASDNNLAENQKDALKVIEEAGYRILNIVNLSVDLLRMERGAYRFRPVPVDIVKVIRKITCETGALISSKNISVKMTIAGEPAGDAGSFPLMGEELLCYTMLVNLIKNALEASPRDGELGISLEEEERAAVIRICNAGVVPEEIRENFFDMYVTAGKRRGAGLGTYSARLMAETQKGSIHMRSSESEGTTTLTIRLPRQGICNADNPAAPENAEHH, from the coding sequence ATGCGCGGAGAGAAAAAGCAGACGATTCTTGTGGTGGATGACGAACGGTATAATATCAACATCCTTGTGGACATTCTGAAGTCCGACTACAGGACGATTGTCGCCAAAAGCGGAAAAGAGGCCCTGAGACGGGTCAATGCGGAAACGCCGCCGGCCCTCATTCTTCTGGATATTATGATGCCGGAAATGGACGGATATGAAGTGTGCAGGCGGTTGAAAGAGAATCCGGCCACCTGCGGGATTCCTGTCATCTTCATCACAGCCATGACGGACATTGCCAATGAGGCCAGGGGATTCGAGGTCGGGGCCATTGATTACATTGTCAAGCCCGTCAGCCCCCCGATTGTCCGGGCCAGAGTTAAAAATCACCTGGCTCTCACAGGGGCCCGTGAGGAGATAGAAGCCCAGAAGCACCAGCTTGAAATTCAGAATGAGGCGCTGGTCGAAGCGGCCCGTCTCCGGGAAAATGTTGACCGCCTCACCCGCCATGACCTCAAAACCCCCCTGAACGCCATTATCGGCTTCTCCCAGCTTATTGCATCGGACAACAACCTCGCTGAAAACCAGAAAGATGCGCTGAAGGTCATTGAAGAGGCCGGTTACCGCATTCTGAATATCGTCAACCTGTCAGTGGATCTGCTCAGGATGGAGCGGGGGGCGTACCGGTTCAGGCCGGTCCCTGTCGATATTGTGAAGGTGATCCGTAAAATTACCTGTGAAACAGGGGCGCTGATCAGTTCGAAAAACATATCGGTTAAAATGACGATAGCGGGAGAACCTGCCGGGGACGCGGGAAGCTTTCCGTTGATGGGCGAGGAGCTGTTGTGTTATACCATGCTGGTGAATCTGATAAAAAACGCCCTGGAAGCCTCGCCACGGGATGGGGAACTGGGTATATCACTGGAAGAGGAAGAACGGGCCGCTGTGATCCGCATCTGCAATGCCGGGGTCGTACCGGAGGAAATCCGGGAGAATTTTTTTGATATGTATGTGACAGCGGGCAAACGGAGAGGCGCAGGTCTTGGTACTTACAGCGCCAGACTGATGGCGGAAACCCAGAAGGGTTCCATCCATATGCGGTCGTCCGAGAGTGAGGGAACAACCACCCTGACCATCCGTCTGCCCCGGCAGGGGATTTGCAACGCAGACAATCCTGCCGCACCGGAAAATGCCGAACACCATTGA